A single Danio aesculapii chromosome 19, fDanAes4.1, whole genome shotgun sequence DNA region contains:
- the thap7 gene encoding THAP domain-containing protein 7 encodes MPRHCSAVGCKSRDTKDVRKSGITFHRLPKKGNPRRTTWIINSRRKGPEGKGQWDPQSGFIYFCSKHFTPDSFELSGVSGYHRLKDDAIPTVFEIEPHKKGTAGKRRGRPRNVDKFNSIKNSTNDEASESPESFNNATLADNECEKGEGEDRQSQPPPQPSSDTPQTSEETTLDDQAPDPLSPPPSSRPPSPSCYMKRLPPPPGFYLPKEHSYAQLCPLVWRKRYDKAIDSLEKALRLLSAARRRENRLRNALLRLRENRLKSTLLRARDGAKGKEVKGGRFSSWASQKGQGVKVDRGCNLEVLEEGANESTTDEIDLLAEGWNGQAQTKGKVTAEEEEGCCFYCGRDNEGNKVSGYKEAPVGPDEVQGSQAKQKPKRIQEVKRKVIKEQKPEISRTDVSPVEQQSYYLYYCENAENEDAMQVVTMELQPHQLNTEDEASLELHSTAEAIQQVALLHPHTDLHTAPGPVQYSATLQDTSAPFQLQQIQLLQPHQGLFLSDLAAKEKNETEVEQQHLYWVQDRSDDHVLLMQVPERTERNQVDVETVIETLQPQAILERFQSKSTEERDVLTVKCDSTALTAAGWENGHLSHQSDLRATAVGVDVRERLKEHLEGFQLQLSSEFID; translated from the exons ATGCCAAGACACTGCTCTGCTGTAGGTTGCAAGTCACGGGACACAAAAGACGTTCGAAAATCTGGAATCACGTTTCACAG GTTGCCAAAAAAGGGAAACCCTCGCCGCACCACCTGGATTATCAACTCTCGTCGCAAAGGGCCTGAGGGAAAAGGACAGTGGGACCCCCAGAGTGGATTCATCTATTTCTGCTCTAAACACTTCACCCCTGATAGCTTTGAACTCTCTGGAGTCAG TGGCTATCACAGATTGAAGGATGATGCGATTCCCACTGTGTTTGAAATTGAGCCTCACAAGAAAGGCACTGCTGGGAAACGAAGAGGTAGACCTCGAAATGTGGACAAATTTAACAG CATTAAGAACTCCACCAATGATGAAGCTTCAGAAAGCCCGGAGAGCTTCAACAATGCTACTTTAGCAGACAATGAATGTGAAAAAGGTGAAGGGGAGGACCGCCAAAGTCAGCCTCCTCCCCAGCCTTCATCCGACACTCCTCAAACATCTGAAGAAACTACATTAGATGATCAAGCACCTGACCCTCTTTCTCCTCCACCTTCTTCTCGTCCGCCTTCTCCATCCTGCTACATGAAGCGTCTCCCTCCACCTCCTGGCTTTTACTTGCCGAAAGAGCACAGCTACGCTCAGCTGTGCCCTCTAGTGTGGCGCAAGCGTTATGACAAAGCTATTGACAGCTTGGAAAAAGCACTGCGTCTTCTGAGTGCAGCCCGACGGAGGGAGAACCGCCTGCGTAACGCACTGCTGCGCCTCAGAGAGAACCGACTAAAGAGCACTCTACTGCGTGCACGAGATGGGGCGAAAGGGAAGGAGGTCAAAGGAGGAAGGTTTTCAAGCTGGGCTTCTCAAAAAGGACAGGGCGTGAAGGTGGACAGAGGTTGCAATCTTGAAGTATTGGAGGAAGGCGCAAATGAAAGCACAACTGATGAAATCGATCTTCTAGCTGAGGGATGGAACGGACAGGCACAGACAAAAGGAAAAGTCacagcagaagaagaagaaggctGCTGTTTTTATTGCGGACGAGACAATGAAGGAAACAAAGTAAGTGGGTACAAGGAGGCGCCTGTAGGACCTGACGAGGTTCAAGGATCCCAGGCGAAACAGAAACCTAAGAGAATCCAGGAAGTCAAAAGGAAAGTGATCAAAGAGCAAAAGCCAGAGATCTCCAGGACTGATGTTTCACCTGTGGAGCAACAGAGCTACTACTTGTATTACTGTGAAAATGCAGAGAATGAGGACGCTATGCAAGTGGTCACGATGGAATTGCAACCGCACCAACTGAACACTGAAGATGAAGCATCTCTCGAGCTCCACAGCACTGCAGAAGCGATCCAGCAAGTCGCTCTACTGCATCCACACACTGACCTGCACACTGCTCCAGGACCTGTTCAGTACTCGGCAACACTACAGGACACTTCAGCGCCATTCCAGCTGCAGCAAATCCAACTGCTTCAGCCACATCAAGGACTTTTTCTCTCTGACCTCGCCGCAAAGGAAAAGAACGAAACGGAAGTTGAGCAGCAGCATTTATACTGGGTTCAGGACAGGAGTGATGATCATGTCCTACTGATGCAGGTTCCCGAAAGAACGGAAAGGAACCAGGTAGATGTTGAAACTGTGATTGAGACTTTGCAGCCTCAGGCAATTTTGGAGAGATTTCAGTCAAAGAGCACTGAAGAAAGGGATGTACTGACCGTCAAGTGTGATTCCACTGCACTGACAGCTGCGGGGTGGGAAAATGGTCATCTCTCACATCAGTCAGACCTGAGGGCCACAGCAGTTGGGGTGGatgtcagagaaagactgaaggAACATTTAGAAGGGTTTCAGCTTCAGCTTAGCAGTGAATTTATAGATTGA
- the zgc:64022 gene encoding ras-related and estrogen-regulated growth inhibitor-like protein has translation MVVQVKSRNRYSSKTMEGNQQKVEANILLLGAENVGKSALTVRFLTRRFIGEYGDIESIYSHTDKIDGREICFNIWDSLCPQNAEESGYISDRQLQWADGYILVYSICDRASFNVVRQQVQCIRQAKQKLASTAQIIIVGNKRDLQHRRTVSSEEGRLLALSADCGFFEVSAAETYHGVLMVFHELFELIREAKALKKGTAGFKGIVRSMSAVFGRKRTE, from the exons ATGGTTGTTCAAGTGAAATCACGCAATCGCTACAGCAGCAAAACCATGGAAGGCAACCAGCAGAAAGTGGAAGCTAACATTTTGTTACTTGGAGCTGAAAACGTTGGAAAGTCTG CTCTCACCGTGCGTTTCCTAACAAGGAGATTCATAGGAGAATATGGAGATATAG AATCAATATACAGCCACACTGACAAGATCGACGGCCGTGAAATTTGCTTCAACATATGGGACTCGCTTTGCCCACAG AATGCCGAAGAGTCCGGATACATCAGTGACAGGCAGCTGCAGTGGGCAGACGGCTATATCCTTGTTTACAGCATCTGTGACCGTGCCAGCTTCAATGTGGTGCGGCAACAAGTGCAGTGCATACGACAAGCCAAGCAAAAACTGGCCAGCACAGCTCAAATCATCATAGTGGGGAATAAACGAGACCTCCAGCACCGCCGTACAGTGTCCAGTGAGGAGGGCCGGCTGCTGGCACTCTCAGCGGACTGTGGGTTTTTTGAGGTGTCCGCCGCCGAGACGTACCATGGTGTTTTGATGGTGTTTCATGAACTGTTCGAGCTCATTCGAGAAGCAAAAGCGCTCAAGAAGGGCACTGCAGGGTTCAAAGGTATCGTGAGGAGCATGTCTGCTGTATTTGGAAGAAAACGGACTGAGTAG